One stretch of Zingiber officinale cultivar Zhangliang chromosome 6B, Zo_v1.1, whole genome shotgun sequence DNA includes these proteins:
- the LOC121989544 gene encoding GMP synthase [glutamine-hydrolyzing]-like encodes MDPAVKSNASNGNGVARGTSNLVLILDYGSQYTHLITRRIRQLSVLSLCVSGTNSLDSIAKLNPSVVILSGGPHSVHSPGAPSFPDGFLEYAEENGVFVLGICYGMQLIVQKLGGVVDVGEKQEYGKMEIVVEGECGLYGAEAAGWHQVVWMSHGDEAVKLPEGFTVVARSLQGSVAAIENRSRRLYGLQYHPEVTHSPQGMETLRHFLLDVCGISADWKMQDVLEEEVKVIKGMVGPDEHVICALSGGVDSTVAATLVHKAIGDRLHCVFVDNGLLRYKERERVMSTFESELHLPVTCVDASEQFLNKLKGVKDPEMKRKIIGHEFICIFDEFAIELEKKLGKKPTFLVQGTLYPDVIESCPPPGSGMTHSHTIKSHHNVGGLPKDMKLKLIEPLKFLFKDEVRKLGRILNVPESFLKRHPFPGPGLAVRVLGDVTEGNALEILRQVDEIFIQSIKEAGLYDSIWQAFAVFLPVQSVGVQGDQRTHSHVVVLRAITSEDGMTADWYYFDHKFLIDVVRKICNNVRGVNRVCQDITSKPPATVEWE; translated from the exons ATGGACCCTGCCGTCAAATCCAACGCCTCCAACGGCAACGGCGTAGCGCGCGGCACCTCCAATCTCGTCCTCATCCTCGACTATGGCTCCCAGTACACCCACCTCATCACCCGCCGGATCCGGCAGCTCTCCGTCCTCTCCCTCTGCGTCTCCGGAACCAACTCCCTCGACTCCATCGCTAAGCTCAACCCCAGCGTCGTAATACTCTCCGGCGGGCCCCATTCCGTCCACTCTCCCGGTGCTCCCTCGTTTCCCGACGGCTTCCTCGAGTACGCCGAGGAGAACGGCGTCTTCGTGCTCGGCATCTGCTACGGGATGCAGCTAATCGTGCAGAAGCTGGGAGGAGTCGTCGACGTCGGGGAGAAGCAGGAGTATGGGAAGATGGAGATCGTCGTGGAGGGTGAGTGCGGGCTTTATGGGGCGGAGGCCGCTGGCTGGCATCAGGTTGTGTGGATGAGCCACGGAGATGAGGCGGTGAAGCTGCCTGAGGGTTTCACGGTGGTCGCCAGGAGTCTGCAGGGATCAGTGGCCGCCATTGAGAACAGATCAAGAAGGCTCTATGGTCTCCAGTACCATCCAGAG GTCACACATTCTCCTCAAGGAATGGAGACACTCCGACATTTTCTCTTGGACGTTTGTGGGATATCTGCTGATTGGAAGATGCAAGACGTACTCGAAGAAGAAGTTAAGGTTATCAAAGGTATGGTAGGGCCTGATGAGCATGTGATTTGTGCATTATCTGGAGGAGTTGATTCCACTGTTGCTGCCACTCTTGTTCACAAGGCAATTGGAGATAGGCTTCATTGCGTTTTTGTTGACAATGGATTATTGAG GTACAAGGAAAGGGAAAGAGTCATGTCGACCTTTGAAAGCGAGCTGCATTTACCAGTTACTTGTGTAGATGCTTCTGAGCAGTTTCTGAATAAGCTAAAAGGTGTTAAAGACCCCGagatgaagagaaaaattatCGGTCACGAGTTCATATGcatttttgatgaatttgctaTAGAACTAGAGAAAAAATTGGGGAAAAAACCTACTTTCTTGGTCCAGGGGACTCTCTATCCGGATGTAATAGAGTCTTGTCCACCTCCCGGAAGTGGAATGACTCACTCTCACACAATCAAGAGCCATCACAATGTCGGAGGGCTTCCGAAGGACATGAAGCTAAAGCTTATTGAACCACTAAAGTTCTTGTTTAAAGATGAG GTACGAAAACTTGGACGCATTTTGAATGTTCCTGAATCATTTCTAAAGAGACACCCATTCCCTGGACCCGGCCTCGCTGTCCGTGTGCTTGGTGATGTAACTGAAGGAAATGCTTTGGAGATTCTTCGGCAG GTGGATGAGATTTTTATCCAGTCAATCAAAGAAGCTGGCCTCTATGATTCCATATGGCAAGCTTTTGCTGTTTTTCTCCCAGTGCAATCAGTGGGTGTTCAAGGAGATCAGAGGACACATTCTCATGTCGTGGTACTTCGGGCAATTACAAGTGAGGATGGAATGACCGCAGACTG GTATTACTTCGATCATAAATTCCTCATCGACGTGGTTCGAAAGATATGCAACAATGTCCGTGGCGTCAATCGAGTGTGTCAAGACATAACATCGAAACCACCTGCAactgtggaatgggaatga
- the LOC121990675 gene encoding pollen receptor-like kinase 4 — protein sequence MDGRRPLPLLVVVLLLLLARRSLTSPDADVLFAFKATIIDNSGSLSSWIPDTDPCSGHVTKWAGVICDNEGSVDGLRLENMNLAGVIDVGPLAALPQLRSFSIINNGFAGTMPEFGKLTSLKAVYLSRNKFSGELPDASFAGMSWLKKLYLSNNQFTGAIPASVAALPRLLELGLDGNRFGGAIPQFRSNELKMVNLSNNNLEGSVPAGISNMDASLFSGNEGLCGKPLQVSCSLSSSSSSSSSPSSPSTNQPLLHMSSMVVLSLVLAIIAIILSTRRRPPVKNVAVKNSKPAPTKEEMMEEGTTRSGGGSTTSKKSTKETDQGRLIFVKEGIGKFDLRDLLKSSAEVLATGNFVTAYKAALPNGTAMVVKRFRNMNRVGKEDFDEHMRRLGRLSHPNLLPLVAYYYRKDEKLLVTGYAVKRSLADLLHGSRLKASVDWFTRLKIVKGVAKGLNYLYEELQMLSVPHGHLKSTNVLLNDSLQPLLTDFALIPVMNPAHAAQFMAAFKCPEYKKQERTCKKSDVWSLGVLILEILTGKVPATEKGGTDLPALVNSVPREEWASKVLDGEVNPTPEATTKEALIELLQIGLDCCEEDDEKRCELEEALDRIEALKEASSGDHAAIDIN from the exons ATGGATGGTCGGCGGCCGCTCCCGCTCCTCGTtgtcgtcctcctcctcctcctcgcccgACGCTCCCTCACTTCCCCCGACGCAGACGTCCTCTTCGCCTTCAAGGCCACGATCATCGACAACTCCGGCTCCCTCAGCAGCTGGATCCCCGACACCGACCCTTGCTCCGGCCACGTGACCAAGTGGGCCGGCGTCATCTGCGACAATGAAGGCAGCGTCGACGGGCTTCGGCTCGAGAACATGAACCTCGCCGGCGTGATCGACGTCGGTCCCCTCGCGGCCCTGCCTCAGCTCCGCTCCTTCAGCATCATAAACAACGGCTTCGCCGGGACAATGCCGGAGTTCGGGAAGCTCACAAGCCTAAAAGCCGTGTACCTGTCGAGGAACAAGTTCTCCGGCGAGCTTCCCGACGCGTCGTTCGCCGGCATGAGTTGGTTGAAGAAGCTGTACCTGTCCAACAACCAATTCACGGGCGCGATTCCGGCCTCTGTCGCCGCTCTGCCGAGGCTGCTTGAGCTAGGGCTGGACGGCAACCGGTTCGGCGGCGCGATCCCACAGTTCCGGTCGAACGAGTTGAAGATGGTGAACTTGTCCAACAATAACTTGGAGGGAAGCGTCCCGGCGGGCATCAGCAATATGGACGCTAGTCTCTTTTCAG GTAACGAAGGCTTATGCGGCAAACCTCTTCAAGTTTCATGTTCATTGTCGTCGTCATCGTCGTCGTCATCTTCGCCATCATCTCCATCAACCAACCAGCCCCTTCTTCACATGTCGTCGATGGTAGTCCTCAGTCTAGTTCTAGCCATTATCGCCATCATACTCTCGACTCGTCGCCGGCCTCCGGTGAAAAATGTTGCGGTAAAGAACTCCAAGCCCGCGCCAACTAAGGAAGAAATGATGGAGGAGGGAACGACGCGCTCCGGCGGCGGGAGCACCACTAGCAAGAAGTCCACAAAGGAGACCGACCAAGGAAGGTTGATCTTCGTGAAAGAAGGCATAGGGAAGTTCGACCTGCGAGACCTGCTCAAGTCCTCTGCAGAGGTGTTGGCCACCGGCAACTTCGTCACCGCCTACAAGGCCGCCTTGCCGAACGGCACGGCCATGGTGGTCAAAAGGTTTAGGAACATGAACAGAGTAGGGAAGGAGGACTTCGACGAGCATATGAGACGTTTAGGAAGATTGTCCCACCCAAATCTGCTGCCATTGGTAGCTTACTATTACAGGAAAGATGAGAAGCTGTTGGTCACTGGCTATGCCGTCAAACGGAGCTTGGCTGATCTCCTCCACGGTTCTCGACTGAAAGCATCGGTTGACTGGTTTACTCGATTGAAGATTGTGAAAGGAGTAGCCAAAGGGTTAAACTACCTGTACGAAGAGCTGCAGATGCTAAGCGTGCCCCACGGCCACCTCAAGTCCACCAACGTCCTCCTCAATGACTCTCTCCAGCCACTGCTCACCGACTTCGCCCTGATTCCGGTGATGAACCCGGCGCACGCCGCCCAATTCATGGCGGCGTTCAAGTGCCCCGAGTATAAGAAACAAGAGAGGACGTGCAAGAAGAGCGACGTCTGGAGCTTGGGCGTGCTCATACTCGAGATCCTGACAGGGAAAGTGCCCGCCACGGAGAAGGGAGGGACAGACTTGCCGGCCCTGGTGAACTCCGTCCCCAGAGAGGAATGGGCGAGCAAGGTGCTCGACGGAGAGGTAAATCCAACGCCGGAGGCGACGACGAAGGAAGCGCTGATCGAGTTGCTGCAGATCGGATTAGATTGCTGCGAGGAAGATGACGAGAAGCGGTGCGAGCTAGAAGAAGCTCTGGACAGGATTGAAGCGCTGAAGGAAGCATCAAGTGGAGATCACGCAGCCATCGACATCAACTGA
- the LOC121989549 gene encoding uncharacterized protein LOC121989549 translates to MASESKASAAQKVDPVISSAKNFDKVSQFKRMCRKYPFIGYGLPLISLTVLGSIGLSHLLQGSKDVAKERDEIEWEIIETKKALTRLGPKDGYVPKKISLEEELKALQQKIDINSYEYKRIPKPNEQAK, encoded by the exons ATGGCATCTGAATCAAAGGCCAGTGCTGCTCAGAAAGTTGATCCTGTGATTTCTTCCGCTAAGAATTTTGACAAGGTATCACAATTTAAGCGCATGTGCAGAAAGTATCCCTTTATCGGATATGGCCTTCCTCTCATTTCACTAACGGTGTTGGGCTCCATAGGCCTTTCACATCTGCTACAAGGCAG CAAAGATGTGGCAAAGGAAAGAGATGAAATTGAGTGGGAGATCATTGAAACAAAAAAGGCACTCACTCGACTAGGCCCCAAGGATGGCTATGTGCCTAAAAAGATTTCTTTGGAGGAGGAACTCAAG GCTTTGCAACAAAAGATTGATATTAACAGTTACGAGTACAAGAGAATCCCCAAACCAAATGAACAGGCAAAGTAA